A portion of the Vicia villosa cultivar HV-30 ecotype Madison, WI unplaced genomic scaffold, Vvil1.0 ctg.001256F_1_1, whole genome shotgun sequence genome contains these proteins:
- the LOC131634220 gene encoding peroxisomal nicotinamide adenine dinucleotide carrier-like: MSESNAIANGLAGAGGGIIAQIITYPLQAVNTRQQTERTLLKKNKQSLVPQSSSSGIATPSSSGFFLQIFQVIGNEGWGGLYSGLKPSLLGTAASQGIYYFFYQIFKNKAVAIAAARKVKGHGDGTVGMFGWLIVAAIAGSLNVLFTNPIWVLVTRMQTHTQAERKIMDEKKEALRKVASEYSLGGSTLEDKLAELNSTKPRPFGTVHAANEVYNEAGIVGFWKGVIPALIMVCNPSIQFMIYESSLKHLRAKRSAKKQGDTTVTALEVFLVGALAKLGATVTTYPLQVVKSRLQAKQEIGGNNSLRYSGTFDAILKMIRYEGFRGFYKGMSTKIVQSVFAASVLFMIKEELVKAIMVLASKRRKVVLKYE, from the exons ATGTCAGAGTCAAACGCTATAGCAAATGGTTTGGCTGGTGCTGGTGGTGGAATCATTGCTCAAATCATCACTTATCCACTTCAAGCT GTTAATACACGCCAGCAAACTGAGAGAACGTTACTCAAGAAGAACAAGCAAAGTTTGGTTCCTCAATCTTCTTCCAGTGGAATAGCCACTCCTTCTTCTTCTggattttttcttcaaatttttcag GTTATTGGAAATGAAGGTTGGGGTGGACTCTATAGTGGCCTCAAACCGTCTCTTCTTGGAACTGCTGCTTCTCAG GGAATTTACTACTTCTTCTATCAAATCTTCAAGAACAAGGCTGTGGCTATTGCAGCTGCAAGGAAAGTCAAAGGGCATGGAGATGGTACTGTTGGAATGTTTGGTTGGCTCATCGTGGCTGCTATTGCTGG ATCCTTGAATGTTTTGTTCACAAACCCAATATGGGTTCTAGTGACTCGTATGCAG acacataCTCAAGCAGAAAGAAAAATCATGGACGAAAAGAAAGAAGCTTTAAGGAAAGTGGCTTCTGAATATAGCTTAGGAGGTTCGACATTGGAAGACAAATTAGCAGAACTGAATTCTACAAAACCCCGACCATTTGGGACTGTACACGCA GCTAATGAAGTATATAATGAAGCCGGTATTGTTGGATTTTGGAAGGGTGTCATCCCTGCTCTAATTATG GTATGTAATCCATCTATCCAGTTTATGATTTATGAAAGTTCGTTAAAGCATCTAAGGGCGAAACGATCTGCTAAGAAGCAGGGGGATACAACAGTAACTGCTTTGGAG gtctttttggtGGGAGCATTAGCAAAACTTGGAGCTACTGTCACAACATACCCATTGCAAGTTGTCAAG TCGAGGCTTCAAGCAAAGCAAGAGATTGGTGGAAATAACTCATTAAGATACTCAG GTACATTTGATGCGATTCTTAAAATGATCCGGTACGAAGGTTTTCGAGGTTTTTATAAGGGAATGAGTACAAAGATAGTACAGAGTGTATTTGCTGCTTCTGTATTGTTCATGATAAAGGAGGAACTTGTTAAGGCTATCATGGTTCTGGCAAGTAAGAGAAGAAAAGTTGTATTAAAATATGAGTAG